A section of the Streptomyces sp. NBC_01591 genome encodes:
- a CDS encoding DUF1272 domain-containing protein: protein MPQDSPARICSYECTFCVPCSDLMQNTCPNCGGELVARPRRRP, encoded by the coding sequence CTGCCGCAGGACTCGCCCGCCCGCATCTGCTCGTACGAGTGCACGTTCTGCGTGCCCTGCAGTGACCTCATGCAGAACACGTGCCCCAACTGCGGTGGCGAACTCGTGGCGCGCCCTCGCCGCAGGCCCTAG